ATCACGCTGCAGGGCTTGACAGCTTTTGCGCAGAAAATGCTGTGACAGCAGGGCGATGTCCTCGCGCCGCTGCCGCAGTGGCGGCAGGGTCAGCGGAATGACGTTGAGGCGGTAAAACAGATCCTCCCGGAACTGTCCCTTGACAATCATCTCTTCCAAGTCGGCGTTGGTCGCCGAGATCACGCGCACGTTGAGCTTGATGCGGTGGTTGCCACCAACCGGCTCGACCTCCTGTTCCTGCAGCACCCGCAGCAGCTTGAGTTGCAGGTGAACCGGCATGGTACCGATTTCATCGAGAAAAATGGTGCCGCCGTTGGCCAGTTCAAACTTGCCCATTTTGTTGGCGATGGCGCCGGTAAAGGAACCGCGCATGTGACCGAACAGCTCGCTTTCGAGCAACTCCGCCGGAATGGCGCCACAGTTGAGGGCGACAAAGGGGCGGTCTTTGCGTGGTCCGTTAAAATGGATGGCACGGGCGACCAGTTCCTTGCCGGTGCCGGATTCGCCCAGAATCAGCAGGGAGGAGTCGGTTGGCGCGATTTTTTCCATGCGGGCGAACAGCTGCTGCATGGCCGGACTGGTGCCGATGATGTTGGTGAAACTGTAACGGGCGCGCAACTGCTGGCGCAAAAAAGCGTTTTCTTTCAGCAGATGCTGGGTTTCCAGGGCCTTGGCGATGATGATCTTGAGCTTTTCGGCGTTGAGGGGCTTGGTAATGTAGTCGAAGGCGCCATTTTTCATGGCTTCCAGGGCGCTGTGGGCCGAGGCATTGCCGGTGATAAGAATGACATTGGTGTCCGGTGCCCGCTCCTTGACCCGCCGTAGAATTTCCAGTCCGTCCATGCCCGGCAGCATCAGGTCGGTGATGACGATAGCCGCCGTGTTCTGGTCAAGCCAATCAAGGGCATCCTCGCCACTGGCAACGCAATGGGCGCCATAGCCGGCCTGCTTGAGCAGACTGCACAGTGCCAGCCGGCTGCCGGCATCGTCATCGATCAGCAGAATCGAAACCGTCGTTGACATCGCTTCTCCCCCCCTTTTCTACCGCAGACGCCCAGCATTCTGCTGTTCTGTCATTAAATTGACGGATCATAGCACGCCTGCTGTTGCCGGGCCGGTTTTTTTTGCGGGGATAACGCGGCGCGGGTTTTCTCCGCGAAATCTGGTAACATTTCGCTCAGCTGTTGTCGGCTTGAGGAATTGTCCTTGACAGGGCAGCAGCGGTCTGTTTGAATGTTTCATCTAAGTAATTGAAATAAAAGCATATTTTACAGTTATACTAAAAAAAACGTTTGTTTTTTGCTGGTGCTAAAACTGTATTTGGTTCTCTGAATCCCATCCTTTTCTGTTTTTAGGAGGTTGCATGGCTGTACGACCGTTCAAGAAGATCATGGCTGCCAATCGTGGCGAAATCGCCATCCGTATTTTCCGTGCCTGTACTGAACTGGGTATTGGCACCGTGGCCATTTATTCCGCCGAGGACAGACTGTCGTTGCATCGCTACAAGGCTGATGAGGCCTATCAAATAGGCAAGGGCAAGGGCCCGATTGATGCCTATTTGGGGATCAATGAAATCGTTGAGCTGGCCCGCGCCAAAGGGGTCGACGCCATTCATCCCGGCTACGGTTTTCTGTCGGAAAACGCCGAGTTTGCCGAAGCTTGCGAGCGGGCTGGCATTGCCTTCATCGGCCCGACGGCCCAGATTCAGCGGCGCCTGGGCAACAAGGTGGCGGCCCGCGAGGTCGCTCTGGCTGCCGGTGTTCCCATCGTGCCGGGCACGCCCAAACCGGTCAATCGCGAGGAGGACGCCCTGCTGTTCGCCAAGGAATGCGGCTATCCCATCATTGTCAAGGCGGCGGCCGGCGGTGGCGGCCGTGGCATGCGGGTGGTGCGCAACCAGAAGGAACTGCTCGAAGGGCTGAAATCGGCCGCCTCCGAGGCGGCAGCGGCCTTTGGCGACGGTACCGTGTTCCTCGAAAAATTCATCGAGAATCCCAAGCACATCGAAGTACAGATCATGGGTGACCAGCACGGTAATCTGGTGCACTACTTCGAGCGCGACTGCTCCATCCAGCGTCGTCACCAGAAGGTGATTGAGCTGGCACCCTCACCGTCGTTGGGCGAGGACAAGCGGCGTCTGGTGTGCGATTACGCCATGAAGATCGCCCGCGAGGTCGGCTACGTCAATGCCGGTACCGTCGAGTTTCTGATGGATAAAAACGGGGATTTCTACTTCATCGAAACCAACCCACGCATTCAGGTGGAACATACCGTGACCGAACTGGTGACGATGCGTAATCTGGTGCAAACGCAGATTCTGGTCGCACAGGGTTATAAGCTCTCCGATCCGGAAATCGGTATCAAGAGCCAGAAGGATATTGAGCTGCGCGGCTACGCCATCCAGTGCCGGGTGACGACGGAAGATCCGGCCAACAACTTCGCGCCGGATTTCGGCATCATCAAAGCCTATCGCACAGCGGTGGGTTTCGGTGTGCGTCTCGATGCGGCCAATGGCTATTCCGGCGCGGTGATCACACCGCATTACGATTCACTGCTGGTCAAGGTTTCCACCTGGGGATTGACCTTCAACGACGCCTGTCGCACCATGAACCGCGCGCTGCAGGAATTTCGTGTCCGCGGCGTTAAGACCAACATTGGTTTTCTCGAAAACGTGGTTAATCACGCGCCTTTCCGGGCCGGTCAGTGCGATACCTCCTATCTTGATACCTACCCGGAACTGTTCAATATTCGCGAGAAAAAAGACCGCGCCAACAAGCTGCTGCACTATATCGGCGATGTGTCGGTCAACGGCTATCCCAATATCAAGAAGCGTCTGCATTTCAGCGAGCTGCGCGAGGCGACGGTGCCGGAGATTCCCCTTGACGCTATCCGGCCACGTGGTACCCGTGACATCCTGATGGCTGAAGGGCCCAAGGGGCTGGCTGACTGGGTGCTCAAGGAAAAGCGCCTGTTGCTGACCGACACCACCATGCGCGATGCGCATCAGTCGCTGCTGGCTACCCGTGTGCGCACCTACGATCTGGAACGCATTGCCCATGCCACCAGCCATCTGGGTGGCGGGTTGTTCTCGCTGGAGATGTGGGGCGGTGCCACCTTTGATGTGGCCATGCGCTTTTTGACGGAAAATCCCTGGGAACGGCTCGACCGACTGCGGGCGCAAATTCCCAATTTGCTGTTCCAGATGCTGCTGCGTGGTTCCAATGCCGTGGGTTATACCAACTATGCCGACAATGTGGTGGAGGACTTTGTCGCCAAGGCGGCCGCCGGCGGTATCGATGTGTTCCGCATCTTCGACTCGCTTAACTGGACCAAGGGCATGAAGGTGGCCATGGAGGCGGTGCAGAAAAACAACGCCATCTGTGAGGCGGCCATGTGCTATACCGGCGACATCACCGATCCCAAGCGCGACAAGTACCCGCTGGAATATTATGTCGGCATGGCCAAGGAACTCGAGCAGATGGGCGCCCATATTCTCGGCATCAAGGATATGGCCGGTCTGCTCAAGCCGTTCGCCGCGGAAAAACTCATCAAGGCTCTTAAGAACGAAATCGGCATACCGATCCATCTGCATACCCACGACACCTCCGGCAATGGTGGCACCATGCTGTTGATGGCGACCCAGGCTGGTGTCGACATCGTCGACACGGCACTTTCGTCCATCTCGGGTCTGACCTCGCAGCCGAGCATGAATGCGCTGCTGTCGACCCTCAAGGGCACTATCTGGGAGCCGGCCGTCAACACCACAGGCCTGCAGCAGCTGGCCAATTACTGGGAGACTGTACGGACCTATTACGAACCCTTCGAGTCCGAACTGCGTTCGAGTACGGCTCAGGTGTACGAGCACGAGATCCCCGGCGGCCAGTATTCCAACTACAAGCCGCAGGTCGAGGGTTTGGGGCTGGGGCACCGCTGGGAAGAGTGCAAGCAGATGTACCGCAAGGTCAACGACATGTTTGGCGACTTGGTCAAGGTGACACCGTCGTCGAAGATTGTCGGCGACATGGCCATGTTCATGGTGCAGAACAACCTGCAGCCGGAGGATGTGATGCAGCGTGGTCAGGAGTTGACCTTCCCACAGGGAGTGGTTGATTTCTTCAAGGGCATGCTGGGCCAGCCCCATGGTGGTTTCCCCAAGGAACTGCAGAAGATCATT
This window of the Desulfuromonas thiophila genome carries:
- a CDS encoding sigma-54-dependent transcriptional regulator, with the protein product MSTTVSILLIDDDAGSRLALCSLLKQAGYGAHCVASGEDALDWLDQNTAAIVITDLMLPGMDGLEILRRVKERAPDTNVILITGNASAHSALEAMKNGAFDYITKPLNAEKLKIIIAKALETQHLLKENAFLRQQLRARYSFTNIIGTSPAMQQLFARMEKIAPTDSSLLILGESGTGKELVARAIHFNGPRKDRPFVALNCGAIPAELLESELFGHMRGSFTGAIANKMGKFELANGGTIFLDEIGTMPVHLQLKLLRVLQEQEVEPVGGNHRIKLNVRVISATNADLEEMIVKGQFREDLFYRLNVIPLTLPPLRQRREDIALLSQHFLRKSCQALQRDLVSLDPTALQILEGYNWPGNVRELENIMERMVALCDGSQINVQDLPAHICGARQASLARDGLQDLPEDGINMPQLLRQLENRWIRQALQRSAGVKAQAATLLGINRTTLVEKMRRLGL
- a CDS encoding pyruvate carboxylase: MAVRPFKKIMAANRGEIAIRIFRACTELGIGTVAIYSAEDRLSLHRYKADEAYQIGKGKGPIDAYLGINEIVELARAKGVDAIHPGYGFLSENAEFAEACERAGIAFIGPTAQIQRRLGNKVAAREVALAAGVPIVPGTPKPVNREEDALLFAKECGYPIIVKAAAGGGGRGMRVVRNQKELLEGLKSAASEAAAAFGDGTVFLEKFIENPKHIEVQIMGDQHGNLVHYFERDCSIQRRHQKVIELAPSPSLGEDKRRLVCDYAMKIAREVGYVNAGTVEFLMDKNGDFYFIETNPRIQVEHTVTELVTMRNLVQTQILVAQGYKLSDPEIGIKSQKDIELRGYAIQCRVTTEDPANNFAPDFGIIKAYRTAVGFGVRLDAANGYSGAVITPHYDSLLVKVSTWGLTFNDACRTMNRALQEFRVRGVKTNIGFLENVVNHAPFRAGQCDTSYLDTYPELFNIREKKDRANKLLHYIGDVSVNGYPNIKKRLHFSELREATVPEIPLDAIRPRGTRDILMAEGPKGLADWVLKEKRLLLTDTTMRDAHQSLLATRVRTYDLERIAHATSHLGGGLFSLEMWGGATFDVAMRFLTENPWERLDRLRAQIPNLLFQMLLRGSNAVGYTNYADNVVEDFVAKAAAGGIDVFRIFDSLNWTKGMKVAMEAVQKNNAICEAAMCYTGDITDPKRDKYPLEYYVGMAKELEQMGAHILGIKDMAGLLKPFAAEKLIKALKNEIGIPIHLHTHDTSGNGGTMLLMATQAGVDIVDTALSSISGLTSQPSMNALLSTLKGTIWEPAVNTTGLQQLANYWETVRTYYEPFESELRSSTAQVYEHEIPGGQYSNYKPQVEGLGLGHRWEECKQMYRKVNDMFGDLVKVTPSSKIVGDMAMFMVQNNLQPEDVMQRGQELTFPQGVVDFFKGMLGQPHGGFPKELQKIILKDEEPFTHRPGEFLEPVDFAARKKELENKLGHPVKDRDVTSAVLYPAVFEEFDNHRQRFSDTSVLSTPLYFYGLDVGDEASIEIESGKTLIVRLTAIGKVHEDGTRNIYFELNGEPRQILVKDRSVKTDEVEHQKAEKGNDKQVGAPMPGKIFKLNVAVGDEVKEGDTLIVTEAMKMETNIKAKVDGVVQQILFKQNDQVQQGDLLLVLG